One part of the Raphanus sativus cultivar WK10039 chromosome 7, ASM80110v3, whole genome shotgun sequence genome encodes these proteins:
- the LOC108818370 gene encoding uncharacterized protein LOC108818370: MKKLFFFRSSSGNGTDKQAPCDKAAESKMRAQASNQTDQEFDCEASGGPSLRRSLSLSSAGFKFEETSTNELSQDRRRNHSSRCFTPERQVRERLFEVQQDSSGSSSTCSSNLSSKVLDRYIDGEEHLEQCKQKSTSSRSDVSSSINRRKLPPRVHCTSPSNNLNDKRKSHSFREAKGPRHRLSSTDRRVDNGSRHGSPRSLARNVIERLSETHGKSNHEPITIQDVYGGSRFDSSSDVTAHRYEPVKEYYAHGYGKHLQNHRHGMEEDVNSELEMKVKEAEKRVKLFSEEMEQQRCLSDCDFDVSSLVGAIRKLEDERLSLAFENVNLLRSQMAERASSREEIRLVKSDWELNIHRIEKERSELQAGLEKELDRRSGEWTSKLEKFQLEERKMLERVRELAEQNVSLQRELSSFHENETENKGMITHLERRVAELTTAADEVRDENSYLKQTLSQIKESYAGATEDIDFLRRNFEEKDQECKELQKSVAKFLRTCKEQEKTIEGLRDGVSEESKKQPSEKLDQLVKKLQVEQIRLTGIELSLRKEVEAMKLETDSLRQENVCLLNRLKGNGEEIEVTTLKLENELKMRICYLQDQGLPMLNESNHLCYKLLKFIKGKLTQFPETSQSQDTGSVKDGLSEQFMIESEMKVHGIRRGTENLKRSLQTVTSVVASNSESSCSSTGRPKEQRNQSVEENLRAELRAETLITSLLREKLYSKEQEIEQLQAEVAAAVRGNEILRCEVQNTLDNLSVKTHDVKDLKLQMLKKEENINRLELNLQEAAKDITSLKTVLPKVSDERDQIWRELRQCCEKNMLMSSENETLRETIDRLEERVLEKEGEITILQDTIGSKRLNIFSSPDF, translated from the exons ATGAAGAAGCTCTTCTTCTTTAGATCTTCGTCTGGTAATGGAACTGACAAACAGGCTCCCTGCGACAAAGCAGCAGAGAGCAAGATGAGAGCCCAAGCTAGTAATCAGACTGACCAAGAGTTCGATTGTGAGGCTTCTGGTGGTCCATCTCTTAGACGAAGCCTTTCCTTGTCCTCTGCAGGTTTCAAGTTTGAAGAAACTTCCACCAATGAGCTTAGCCAGGATAGGCGGCGGAATCATTCATCTCG ATGCTTTACTCCAGAAAGACAAGTTAGAGAGAGGCTGTTTGAAGTCCAGCAAGATTCATCTGGGAGTTCATCAACTTGTTCTAGTAATCTCTCTAGTAAAGTTCTGGACCGTTATATCGATGGAGAAGAGCATTTAGAACAGTGCAAGCAAAAGAGTACTTCTTCACGCAGTGATGTCTCTAGCAGCATTAACCGAAGGAAGCTTCCACCTCGAGTCCACTGTACATCTCCATCAAACAATCTCAATGACAAAAGGAAGTCACATTCATTCAGAGAAGCTAAAGGACCCCGCCATCGTTTATCTTCCACTGATCGTCGTGTGGACAATGGATCCAGGCATGGATCGCCTCGCTCGCTTGCAAGAAATGTCATTGAAAGACTCTCTGAGACTCATGGCAAGTCAAATCATGAACCCATCACTATTCAAGATGTCTACGGTGGATCCCGTTTTGACTCGAGCTCAGATGTCACTGCTCATCGTTATGAACCTGTGAAGGAATATTACGCGCATGGCTATGGAAAGCACCTGCAAAATCATAGACATGGTATGGAAGAGGATGTTAACTCAGAGCTGGAAATGAAAGTTAAAGAAGCTGAGAAGAGAGTGAAACTGTTTTCTGAAGAAATGGAGCAGCAGAGATGCCTTTCTGACTGTGATTTTGACGTCTCATCTTTGGTTGGGGCGATTAGAAAACTCGAAGATGAGAGGCTCAGCTTGGCATTTGAGAATGTAAATCTTTTGCGCTCCCAAATGGCTGAGAGGGCTTCTTCCAGGGAAGAAATAAGACTGGTGAAGTCAGATTGGGAGTTGAACATACATAGaatagagaaagagaggagcGAGTTGCAGGCTGGATTGGAGAAAGAGCTTGATAGAAGGTCAGGCGAGTGGACTTCAAAGCTTGAGAAATTCCAGCTTGAAGAGAGGAAGATGCTAGAGCGTGTcagagagcttgctgagcagaATGTCTCACTTCAGAGAGAGCTATCGTCTTTCCATGAAAACGAGACAGAGAACAAAGGCATGATAACACATTTGGAGAGAAGAGTTGCAGAGCTGACCACGGCAGCAGATGAAGTGCGTGATGAGAACTCGTATCTTAAGCAAACTCTCTCCCAGATAAAAGAGAGTTACGCAGGTGCTACAGAAGATATTGATTTCTTAAGAAGGAACTTTGAAGAGAAGGATCAAGAATGCAAGGAGTTGCAGAAATCTGTTGCAAAGTTTCTGAGAACCTGCAAAGAACAAGAGAAGACAATCGAGGGTCTTCGAGATGGGGTCTCTGAGGAGAGTAAAAAGCAACCTTCAGAGAAGTTGGACCAGCTGGTGAAGAAATTGCAGGTGGAGCAAATAAGGTTGACAGGGATCGAGCTTTCACTTAGAAAGGAGGTTGAAGCAATGAAGCTTGAAACTGACTCTCTTCGCCAAGAGAATGTCTGTCTGCTGAATCGATTGAAAGGAAATGGCGAAGAGATAGAGGTTACAACGCTTAAGCTAGAGAATGAGTTGAAGATGCGTATATGCTACTTGCAAGACCAAGGACTGCCAATGCTAAACGAGAGCAACCACCTGTGTTACAAGTTACTGAAGTTCATCAAAGGGAAGCTAACTCAGTTTCCAGAAACCTCTCAGTCTCAGGATACGGGTTCAGTGAAAGATGGACTAAGCGAGCAGTTTATGATTGAATCTGAAATGAAAGTCCATGGAATAAGGCGTGGAACTGAAAACCTGAAGAGGAGTTTGCAAACAGTAACCAGTGTGGTGGCTTCAAATTCTGAATCATCTTGTTCAAGTACTGGTAGGCCTAAGGAACAAAGAAACCAATCAGTTGAA GAAAACCTTCGAGCAGAACTGAGAGCTGAGACCCTAATCACAAGTTTATTACGGGAGAAACTGTACTCCAAGGAACAAGAAATTGAACAGCTGCAAGCAGAAGTAGCAGCAGCAGTACGAGGCAATGAGATTCTGAGATGCGAGGTTCAAAACACTTTAGATAACCTATCAGTGAAGACTCACGATGTAAAGGACCTCAAGCTCCAG AtgttgaagaaagaagaaaacataaacCGGCTTGAGTTAAATCTCCAGGAAGCCGCGAAAGACATAACGAGCTTGAAAACAGTGTTGCCAAAAGTTTCTGATGAAAGGGACCAAATATGGAGGGAGTTAAGACAATGCTGTGAGAAGAACATGCTGATGAGCTCAGAGAACGAGACGTTGAGAGAGACTATAGATAGATTGGAGGAGAGAGTGTTAGAGAAAGAAGGAGAGATCACAATACTGCAAGACACAATAGGAAGCAAGCGTCTCAACATCTTCTCAAGTCCTGATTTCTAG